Proteins encoded in a region of the Acidobacteriota bacterium genome:
- a CDS encoding class I SAM-dependent methyltransferase, whose amino-acid sequence MGVNLAESAVRRGAFQKADELAPLVSLLQAARPHTVVEIGTLGGGTLWLWCRLATADALVVGIDLRQAADGVAAAVDPGAQQSVRFLQGDSHLESTKMALQSALGDRPVDLLFIDGDHRYGGVSQDFHWYAPLVREGGLVVCHDIIRHTQMPEVGVHRLWKELAPHFATLDFVSDGGDRGWGPWGGIGVLTYTRQGHARWLRRRRLRAAGIR is encoded by the coding sequence ATGGGTGTCAATCTGGCTGAATCGGCCGTCCGCCGCGGCGCCTTCCAGAAGGCCGATGAGCTGGCCCCGCTCGTCTCTCTGCTCCAGGCCGCCCGTCCTCACACGGTTGTTGAGATTGGCACGCTTGGCGGAGGCACCCTCTGGCTGTGGTGCCGCCTCGCCACTGCGGATGCCCTGGTCGTGGGCATTGACCTGCGGCAAGCCGCGGACGGAGTAGCTGCTGCCGTCGACCCGGGCGCGCAGCAGTCTGTCCGCTTCCTCCAGGGCGATTCCCATCTTGAATCCACCAAAATGGCGCTTCAGTCAGCGCTCGGCGACCGTCCGGTGGACCTGTTGTTTATTGACGGCGACCACCGTTACGGCGGTGTGAGCCAGGATTTTCACTGGTATGCGCCCCTTGTCCGCGAGGGCGGGCTGGTTGTGTGTCACGACATCATCCGTCACACGCAGATGCCCGAAGTGGGTGTCCATCGACTCTGGAAGGAACTGGCGCCGCACTTCGCCACCCTCGACTTCGTCAGCGATGGCGGGGACCGAGGCTGGGGTCCGTGGGGTGGTATCGGAGTGCTGACCTACACTCGTCAAGGGCACGCTCGATGGCTGCGCCGCCGGCGCCTTCGCGCGGCCGGCATCCGCTGA
- a CDS encoding Nif11-like leader peptide family RiPP precursor: MSIQVAKEFLVKIATDAKAAEEAQAAHEESLVGLGKRMGFAFNAADLREAMTAIDELDELSESALEGVAGGRGLPTSGGIKLGIPKISGWRDDSLLW; encoded by the coding sequence ATGAGCATCCAGGTTGCAAAGGAATTTCTGGTCAAGATTGCCACTGATGCGAAGGCAGCCGAAGAGGCGCAGGCGGCGCACGAGGAATCGCTGGTGGGCCTCGGCAAACGCATGGGCTTCGCGTTCAACGCAGCCGACCTTCGCGAGGCCATGACGGCGATCGATGAACTTGATGAACTCAGCGAGAGCGCGCTGGAAGGGGTGGCCGGTGGGCGCGGGCTGCCCACGAGTGGCGGGATCAAGCTCGGGATTCCGAAGATCTCTGGGTGGCGCGACGATAGCCTACTCTGGTAA
- a CDS encoding glycosyltransferase, with protein sequence MTPAAPCPNRPILMMACYFPPMVAPGCARSVGFASYLPQFGLNPTVLTSPTLFGYLNDPAQFDPVASGIEVHRPASDAWSRYEASSQRRLRLPLAPREHRTITRRLRRASETPDLSDAGWALLGACLDLVERTDAAAIWATAPPFAWIKIAAEASRISGVPLILDYRDPLTYGALAAWENEAARQAGLWWECRVLGQAARVVFASDMTRERMAELYPDLSTRFLTIPSGFDRAAPIAPPGPVVSRSRMAIAFVGSLYAHRPPDAFLQALRLVVDTHPEVAASIHVEFVGRCESAREAAASLDLDAWVTATPTVPVAHSRRRMREADVLLLLQTRDDQSDCVSGKVYEYLAAGRPILAVVTPGGANDRLLREAGVTHSIATTDCQGVAMAIVDLWSRWKRGQLMTNVQSSWLERFEMRQLAGRLAEVVVASCRLPE encoded by the coding sequence ATGACCCCGGCGGCGCCGTGCCCCAATCGGCCGATCCTCATGATGGCCTGTTACTTTCCGCCGATGGTGGCGCCCGGTTGCGCGCGATCGGTGGGCTTTGCTTCCTACCTCCCGCAGTTCGGTCTCAACCCGACCGTACTCACGTCGCCGACGCTGTTTGGATATCTCAACGATCCTGCGCAGTTCGACCCAGTGGCGTCGGGCATCGAAGTGCATCGGCCAGCCAGTGACGCCTGGTCGCGGTACGAGGCTTCGAGCCAACGGCGCCTGCGGCTGCCACTCGCGCCGCGCGAGCATCGAACGATAACGCGCCGCCTTCGACGGGCATCAGAGACGCCGGACCTCTCTGATGCCGGGTGGGCCTTGCTCGGTGCCTGCCTCGACCTGGTCGAGCGGACTGATGCTGCGGCGATCTGGGCGACGGCGCCACCATTCGCCTGGATCAAGATTGCGGCAGAGGCGAGCCGCATCAGTGGCGTGCCACTCATTCTGGACTATCGGGATCCCCTGACCTATGGCGCCCTGGCGGCGTGGGAGAACGAGGCTGCGCGACAGGCCGGACTGTGGTGGGAGTGTCGCGTACTTGGGCAGGCCGCGCGGGTGGTGTTTGCGAGCGATATGACGCGCGAACGCATGGCCGAGCTGTACCCCGATCTGTCGACGCGCTTCCTGACCATTCCGAGCGGCTTCGACCGAGCGGCGCCCATCGCGCCACCGGGGCCTGTGGTCTCGCGCAGCCGGATGGCCATCGCGTTTGTCGGCAGCCTGTACGCCCATCGTCCACCCGACGCATTTCTGCAGGCATTGAGGCTGGTTGTAGACACACATCCTGAGGTTGCGGCGTCGATCCACGTGGAGTTTGTGGGCCGCTGTGAGAGCGCGCGGGAGGCGGCCGCCAGCCTGGATCTGGATGCGTGGGTCACCGCCACGCCGACAGTGCCAGTCGCCCACAGCCGACGACGCATGCGGGAGGCCGACGTTTTGCTGCTGTTGCAGACCCGTGACGACCAGAGTGATTGTGTCTCGGGGAAGGTCTACGAATATCTGGCTGCAGGCCGGCCGATATTAGCGGTGGTCACACCCGGAGGAGCCAATGATCGCCTGCTGCGGGAAGCGGGCGTGACTCACAGCATCGCGACGACTGACTGCCAAGGCGTCGCCATGGCCATTGTGGACCTCTGGTCGAGGTGGAAGCGCGGTCAACTGATGACGAACGTCCAGTCGTCCTGGCTGGAGCGATTCGAGATGCGCCAGCTTGCAGGTCGACTGGCCGAGGTGGTCGTCGCCTCGTGCCGGTTACCAGAGTAG
- a CDS encoding class I SAM-dependent methyltransferase, producing the protein MGQVDVAALVAATQCRTIAEIGIGTGRTSLGVAQTLDGDGVLYLFDFQEKVDTVAAQLRERGYSNVIACGCSSRRLDSYNWPLAKLLREHDRPLFDFVYLDGAHTWVHDALAFLLIDRLLQPGGYVVFDDYDWTIAASPTVNPNRTPIVRELYTDEQMHTPQVKWVVDLLVKRDPSYLEISENQIYRKRPSPLPI; encoded by the coding sequence GTGGGACAGGTTGATGTGGCGGCCCTCGTGGCTGCCACACAGTGCCGCACGATTGCGGAGATCGGCATTGGGACAGGACGCACGTCGCTCGGCGTCGCGCAGACGCTCGATGGCGACGGCGTCCTGTACCTCTTCGATTTCCAGGAGAAGGTGGACACCGTTGCCGCCCAACTCCGCGAGCGCGGCTATTCAAACGTCATCGCCTGTGGTTGCTCCAGCCGCCGGCTCGATTCGTACAACTGGCCTCTCGCGAAGCTGTTGCGCGAACACGATCGTCCCTTGTTCGACTTCGTCTATCTCGACGGCGCCCACACCTGGGTGCATGATGCCCTCGCATTCCTCCTGATTGATCGGCTGCTTCAGCCTGGTGGGTACGTCGTGTTCGACGACTACGACTGGACGATTGCCGCTTCCCCGACCGTCAACCCGAATCGAACCCCGATTGTTCGAGAGCTCTACACCGACGAGCAGATGCACACGCCGCAAGTGAAGTGGGTGGTTGATTTGCTGGTCAAGCGGGATCCGTCATACCTGGAGATTTCCGAAAACCAGATCTACCGCAAGCGTCCCTCGCCACTCCCGATATGA
- a CDS encoding CDP-alcohol phosphatidyltransferase family protein, with translation MNAITISRMAAAPVALLAAWVGETAWFARLMAFGLLTDALDGPLSRQLKTASPRGARLDSRADLAFNSAGLVGVAVLFPQHLVAQWPLLAAAVCAYAGPMAAGWFKFGRLTSYHTRLARASLVLCPPALAAWLRFDTLFPLQISVAVLVLSGVEELAITWKLDRPIDDVAHVFRVLTLDSRRRERCVPKVYEN, from the coding sequence GTGAACGCCATCACCATCAGCCGCATGGCGGCGGCGCCGGTGGCGTTGCTGGCGGCGTGGGTGGGTGAGACGGCATGGTTCGCGCGGCTCATGGCGTTCGGGCTTCTCACCGACGCCCTCGATGGTCCACTGTCGCGCCAGCTGAAGACCGCGTCGCCGCGCGGCGCCCGCCTCGATTCGCGGGCGGACCTGGCGTTCAATTCCGCAGGCCTGGTGGGAGTGGCGGTGCTCTTCCCACAGCATCTGGTCGCCCAATGGCCACTACTGGCAGCAGCCGTGTGTGCCTACGCCGGCCCGATGGCCGCGGGGTGGTTCAAATTCGGACGCCTCACGTCGTATCACACACGCCTGGCCCGCGCGTCCCTGGTGCTCTGTCCGCCGGCCCTGGCCGCGTGGCTCAGGTTTGATACACTTTTTCCACTACAAATCAGTGTGGCCGTGCTGGTGCTGTCGGGCGTCGAGGAGCTTGCCATCACGTGGAAGCTCGATCGGCCGATAGATGATGTAGCCCATGTGTTTCGAGTGTTGACTCTGGATTCCCGAAGGAGGGAAAGATGCGTTCCGAAGGTCTACGAAAATTGA